A single region of the Hyalangium ruber genome encodes:
- a CDS encoding SDR family NAD(P)-dependent oxidoreductase, with product MTAIVTGAGRGIGAATAKRLAAGGMRVGVVDIREEEAAQVAADITREGGSALSLRGDVSVREDVERVIATLEQRWTTPLVLVNNAGVGGPFHRVDEVSDKEWDWIIGTNLRSVFLFTRDLLPKMKQQGFGRIVNVASIQGLLGSAHSSTYVASKHGMIGYTKTIAAEWGPYGITCNAICPGYVDTALGVQPDAIADYMKRVMAKSPVKRTAQPDEVAALIEHLVGPHSGYINGASYTIDGGISAHVGITDDLEGS from the coding sequence TTGACCGCCATCGTTACCGGGGCTGGCCGCGGCATCGGCGCGGCGACCGCCAAACGGTTGGCCGCGGGCGGCATGCGCGTCGGCGTCGTCGACATTCGCGAGGAGGAAGCGGCGCAGGTCGCCGCGGACATTACCCGCGAAGGTGGCAGTGCGCTCTCGCTGCGCGGCGACGTGAGCGTGCGGGAAGACGTCGAGCGAGTGATCGCGACGCTGGAGCAGCGGTGGACGACACCGCTCGTGCTGGTCAACAACGCCGGCGTCGGCGGCCCGTTCCATCGCGTCGACGAAGTCAGCGACAAGGAGTGGGACTGGATCATCGGCACGAACCTGCGCAGCGTGTTCCTGTTCACGCGCGATCTGCTGCCCAAGATGAAGCAGCAGGGGTTTGGCCGCATCGTCAATGTCGCGTCCATCCAAGGCCTGCTCGGTTCGGCGCACTCGTCGACCTACGTGGCCAGCAAGCACGGGATGATCGGCTACACGAAGACGATCGCCGCCGAGTGGGGCCCGTATGGGATTACGTGCAACGCCATCTGTCCCGGCTACGTCGATACCGCACTCGGGGTCCAGCCTGACGCGATCGCCGATTACATGAAGCGGGTCATGGCCAAGAGTCCGGTGAAACGGACCGCGCAGCCGGATGAAGTCGCCGCGCTCATCGAGCATCTCGTCGGTCCGCACAGCGGCTATATCAACGGCGCCAGCTATACGATCGACGGCGGCATCTCGGCGCACGTCGGCATCACGGACGATTTGGAGGGGTCATGA
- a CDS encoding SDR family oxidoreductase, with amino-acid sequence MTESMRSKVVVVTGGVRGLGRTMADFMAREGAAVWVTSRQAPPPHPSLVAAAGEVRAVRLDVTDEASVKELFAQVDAAYGRLDVLVNNAGVGVFKPVVETTLAEWDTMLRTNLTGTFLCSKEAFRRMQRQGGGRIITIASVSGYIPIVENGAYGASKYGVRGFCKILNEEGKAHSIRVSLVSPGAAYTDIWEGREGFDPRDMLQPEDIAESVLDIARRPLHVRIDEVKLLPPKGVL; translated from the coding sequence ATGACGGAATCGATGCGCTCCAAGGTCGTCGTTGTGACGGGCGGCGTGCGTGGCCTTGGAAGGACGATGGCGGACTTCATGGCCCGAGAGGGCGCGGCCGTCTGGGTCACGTCGCGACAGGCGCCGCCGCCGCACCCGTCGCTCGTGGCCGCGGCTGGCGAAGTGCGCGCCGTTCGGCTCGATGTCACGGACGAAGCGAGCGTGAAGGAACTGTTCGCGCAAGTCGACGCGGCCTACGGGCGGCTCGACGTGCTCGTCAACAACGCGGGCGTCGGCGTCTTCAAGCCGGTGGTCGAGACGACGCTGGCGGAGTGGGACACGATGCTGCGGACGAATCTGACCGGCACGTTCCTCTGCTCCAAGGAAGCGTTCCGGCGCATGCAGCGCCAGGGCGGAGGCCGCATCATCACGATTGCCTCGGTGTCGGGCTACATCCCGATCGTGGAGAACGGCGCATACGGTGCTTCGAAGTACGGCGTGCGCGGGTTCTGCAAAATCTTGAATGAAGAGGGCAAGGCGCACAGCATTCGCGTGTCGCTGGTGAGCCCGGGGGCGGCGTACACGGACATCTGGGAAGGGCGCGAAGGGTTCGACCCGCGTGACATGTTGCAGCCAGAGGACATCGCTGAGTCGGTGCTGGATATCGCCCGCAGGCCGCTGCACGTGCGCATCGATGAAGTGAAGCTGCTGCCGCCCAAGGGCGTATTGTAG
- a CDS encoding choice-of-anchor A family protein, with translation MSATTRGKKAAVRNWKFGHGLGAMALLVTASCGSTVEGEAQAADQRARVVASADACEVQPPFTPNFQPELEWKWPATSAGAAVMPQYKQVMMTPVVVEVNGDGVPDVVFNSFASTNYTTDGVIRAISGADGSELWTVTNTAQRVRGASSIAAGDIDNDGRVELCTIPESGNGIICFEHDGSLKFRTSVPANNWGGVSFADLEGDGSVEILNGNHVFSATGALKWVGSDGMGGVNGGTGPISFAADIDGDGIQEVVNDRAVYRANGTLKCMSNSVGHGLAGVGNFDGDSHGEIVVVWNGNVSLLDDNCAHLWTRLLPGGGVGGAPNIADFDNDGQAEIGVAGATNYSVFETNGTVKWSRATQDQSSNRTGSSTFDFEGDGKAEVVYADETRLRIYDGATGAVRFDVAHSSGTTYENPVIVDVDADDSAEIVIAVNDYGAASNSGIRVFRDRTDGWVNTRRIWNQHAYSVTNVNDNGTIPAHPVENWRVPGLNTFRSNSQGTGTTSPFAAPDVIASEVQAQCNTSEEILTLVARVTNQGDAATSAGMKVAFYMGNPAAGGTLLDVVTLSNVLAPGTSRTVTYQMSPAPGGLHQVYVVADDDGTGTGRELECREDNNVASATLDLTCSAEPTDPCIQVRLNDYNLFLLEDYNLGTDVEGKVAAGGNITMNNFAVGSRLPETDTANVLVAGGNLTLSNGAVWGEAAYGGTLTADQTVLFPRGPATQGTPIDFAARGNELRSLSSSLANLAVNGTTTLETWGGIMLRGTDANVNVFTVNASSFTGATLLYIEAPASSLAVVNIYGASAHFSAFGHSFSGVDEHGVLYNFVDTTSITANGFGFWGTVLAPYADVNFSNGSWDGGMYAKSLTGYAEGHINALNPRDICVEEPN, from the coding sequence ATGAGCGCAACGACTCGAGGCAAGAAGGCGGCGGTTCGGAACTGGAAGTTCGGTCACGGCTTGGGGGCAATGGCCCTGCTGGTAACGGCCTCGTGCGGCAGCACGGTGGAGGGCGAGGCGCAGGCGGCGGATCAGCGCGCGCGCGTAGTCGCCTCGGCGGATGCGTGCGAGGTGCAGCCGCCCTTCACTCCGAACTTCCAGCCCGAGCTGGAGTGGAAGTGGCCGGCCACCTCGGCGGGCGCCGCGGTCATGCCGCAGTACAAGCAGGTGATGATGACGCCGGTGGTGGTGGAGGTGAACGGCGACGGTGTCCCCGACGTGGTGTTCAACTCCTTCGCGAGCACCAACTACACGACCGACGGTGTCATCCGCGCCATCAGCGGCGCGGACGGCAGCGAGCTGTGGACGGTGACCAACACCGCCCAGCGCGTGCGCGGCGCCTCCAGCATCGCGGCCGGCGACATCGACAATGATGGCCGCGTCGAGCTCTGCACCATCCCCGAGAGCGGCAACGGCATCATCTGCTTCGAGCACGACGGCTCCCTCAAGTTCCGCACCAGCGTCCCCGCCAACAACTGGGGCGGCGTGTCCTTCGCGGATCTGGAAGGTGACGGCAGCGTGGAGATCCTCAACGGCAACCACGTCTTCTCCGCCACGGGCGCGCTGAAGTGGGTGGGCTCCGACGGCATGGGCGGCGTCAACGGCGGCACCGGGCCGATCTCGTTCGCGGCGGACATCGACGGCGACGGCATCCAGGAGGTCGTCAACGACCGCGCCGTGTACCGCGCCAACGGCACGCTCAAGTGCATGAGCAACTCGGTGGGCCACGGCCTGGCGGGCGTGGGCAACTTCGATGGCGACTCGCACGGCGAGATCGTCGTGGTGTGGAACGGCAACGTGTCGCTGCTGGACGACAACTGCGCGCACCTGTGGACGCGGCTCCTCCCGGGCGGCGGCGTGGGTGGCGCTCCGAACATCGCCGACTTCGACAATGACGGGCAGGCGGAGATCGGCGTGGCCGGCGCCACCAACTACTCCGTGTTCGAGACCAACGGCACGGTGAAGTGGTCGCGCGCCACGCAGGACCAGAGCTCCAACCGCACGGGCTCCTCCACCTTCGACTTCGAGGGTGACGGCAAGGCCGAGGTCGTCTACGCGGACGAGACCCGGCTGCGCATCTATGACGGCGCCACCGGCGCGGTGCGCTTCGATGTGGCGCACAGCTCGGGCACCACGTACGAGAACCCCGTCATCGTCGACGTGGACGCCGACGACAGCGCGGAGATCGTCATCGCCGTCAACGACTACGGCGCTGCCTCGAACTCGGGCATCCGCGTGTTCCGTGACCGCACGGACGGCTGGGTGAACACCCGCCGCATCTGGAACCAGCACGCCTACTCGGTGACCAACGTCAACGACAACGGGACGATCCCCGCCCACCCGGTGGAGAACTGGCGCGTGCCGGGCCTCAACACCTTCCGCTCCAACAGCCAGGGCACCGGCACCACCAGCCCCTTCGCGGCGCCGGATGTGATCGCCTCCGAGGTGCAGGCCCAGTGCAACACCAGCGAGGAGATCCTCACGCTGGTGGCGCGGGTGACCAACCAGGGTGACGCGGCGACCTCGGCGGGCATGAAGGTGGCCTTCTACATGGGCAACCCGGCCGCTGGCGGCACGCTGCTGGATGTGGTGACGCTGTCGAACGTGCTGGCCCCCGGCACCAGCCGCACCGTGACGTACCAGATGAGCCCGGCCCCGGGCGGCCTGCACCAGGTGTACGTGGTGGCGGATGACGACGGCACGGGCACCGGCCGCGAGCTGGAGTGCCGCGAGGACAACAACGTCGCCTCGGCCACGCTGGACCTGACCTGCAGCGCCGAGCCGACCGATCCGTGCATCCAGGTGCGCCTGAACGACTACAACCTGTTCCTGCTCGAGGACTACAACCTGGGCACGGACGTCGAGGGCAAGGTGGCCGCGGGTGGCAACATCACCATGAACAACTTCGCGGTGGGCTCGCGCCTGCCGGAGACCGACACGGCCAACGTGCTGGTGGCGGGTGGCAACCTGACGCTCTCCAACGGCGCGGTGTGGGGCGAGGCGGCGTACGGCGGCACCCTGACGGCCGACCAGACCGTGCTCTTCCCGCGCGGCCCCGCCACGCAGGGCACCCCGATCGACTTCGCGGCTCGCGGTAACGAGCTGCGCAGCCTGTCCTCGTCGCTGGCCAACCTGGCCGTCAACGGCACCACGACGCTGGAGACCTGGGGCGGCATCATGCTGCGCGGCACGGACGCCAACGTGAACGTCTTCACGGTGAACGCCAGCTCCTTCACGGGCGCCACGCTGCTCTACATCGAGGCCCCGGCCAGCTCGCTCGCGGTGGTGAACATCTACGGCGCGTCGGCCCACTTCAGCGCCTTCGGCCACTCGTTCTCCGGCGTCGATGAGCACGGGGTGCTGTACAACTTCGTGGACACCACCAGCATCACCGCCAACGGCTTCGGCTTCTGGGGCACGGTGCTGGCGCCCTACGCCGACGTGAACTTCAGCAACGGCAGCTGGGACGGTGGCATGTACGCCAAGTCGCTCACGGGCTACGCCGAGGGTCACATCAACGCGCTGAACCCCCGCGACATCTGCGTCGAGGAGCCGAACTAA
- the lipA gene encoding lipoyl synthase, whose translation MATPDRFPLPQVSESTRKPEWLKVRLPHGEGYERVKAIVKRTKLSTVCEEARCPNIAECWGGGTATVMLMGEVCTRACRFCHVKVGAPPPLDPMEPIHLAQAVKEMDLEYIVVTSVNRDDRPDGGASHFASAIRELRRESPKTIVEVLIPDFKGVEKDLDTVAEARPHVVAHNVETVERLTPTVRDRRAGYRQTMRVLEYLKKRPEGLYTKSSVMVGLGETDAELEQTFKDLRAAGVDVLTLGQYLQPSQYHLRVERFVTPAQFDEYKKLAESFGFLYVASGPLVRSSYRAAEFFMKGLMERERLERIG comes from the coding sequence ATGGCGACTCCCGATCGGTTCCCGCTCCCCCAGGTCTCCGAGAGCACTCGCAAGCCCGAGTGGTTGAAGGTGCGCCTCCCTCATGGCGAGGGGTACGAGCGGGTGAAGGCCATCGTGAAGCGTACGAAGCTGTCCACCGTGTGCGAGGAGGCCCGCTGCCCCAACATCGCCGAGTGCTGGGGCGGGGGCACCGCGACGGTGATGCTGATGGGCGAGGTCTGCACCCGCGCCTGCCGCTTCTGCCACGTGAAGGTGGGCGCGCCTCCGCCGCTGGACCCGATGGAGCCCATCCACCTGGCCCAGGCCGTCAAGGAGATGGACCTCGAGTACATCGTCGTCACCTCGGTGAACCGGGATGACCGGCCGGACGGCGGCGCCAGCCACTTCGCCTCGGCCATCCGCGAGCTGCGCCGCGAGTCGCCCAAGACGATCGTCGAGGTGCTCATCCCCGACTTCAAGGGCGTGGAGAAGGACCTCGACACGGTGGCCGAGGCCCGGCCGCACGTGGTGGCCCACAACGTGGAGACGGTGGAGCGGCTGACGCCCACGGTGAGAGACCGGCGCGCCGGCTACCGGCAGACGATGCGGGTGCTCGAGTACCTCAAGAAGCGCCCCGAGGGCCTCTACACCAAGAGCTCGGTGATGGTGGGCCTGGGCGAGACGGACGCCGAGCTGGAGCAGACCTTCAAGGATCTGCGCGCCGCGGGCGTGGACGTGCTCACGCTGGGCCAGTACCTCCAGCCCTCGCAGTACCACCTTCGGGTGGAGCGCTTCGTCACTCCGGCGCAGTTCGACGAATACAAGAAGCTCGCCGAGTCCTTCGGCTTCCTTTACGTCGCCAGCGGCCCGCTGGTGCGCTCCAGCTATCGCGCCGCCGAGTTCTTCATGAAGGGGCTCATGGAGCGCGAGCGCCTGGAGCGCATCGGCTAG
- a CDS encoding dihydrolipoamide acetyltransferase family protein, with protein MALFEFKLPDLGEGVMEGELVKWHVKEGDLVKEDQVLAEVMTDKATVTVPSPKAGRVLKTHGKEGEMAKVHQLMVTLEVEGAAPAQAAGHGAPASHGAPAAAQPQAAQVAAPVGNGATPASKVLATPLTRRMAREHGLNLAEISGSGSQGRVTKADVMAALEGKSSGNVVAPAAQAPAAARPSAPPVASGQGDERIPLRGLRKKIAEKMVRSKFTMPHFAFVEEVDGTDLVALRKRLNAQLQATGDDTKLTYLPFIVKAVIAALKKYPHLNANFDESAQELVVRGDYNIGIAAQTPDGLTVAVVRNADRLTLRDLAQEIARLGTAARERKLKMEELTGGTFTITSLGQSGGLFATPIINHPEVGIMGVHRLRKRPAVKDDEIVIREMMNLSLSCDHRVIDGAVAAEFVYEVIKYLEHPDMLFLAMA; from the coding sequence ATGGCTCTCTTTGAATTCAAGCTCCCCGATCTCGGCGAAGGCGTCATGGAGGGCGAGCTCGTCAAATGGCACGTGAAGGAGGGCGATCTGGTCAAGGAGGACCAGGTGCTCGCCGAGGTGATGACCGACAAGGCCACCGTCACCGTGCCCAGCCCGAAGGCCGGCCGCGTCCTCAAGACGCACGGCAAGGAGGGCGAGATGGCCAAGGTGCATCAGCTCATGGTGACGCTGGAGGTGGAGGGCGCGGCGCCTGCTCAGGCCGCGGGCCACGGCGCTCCCGCGAGCCATGGCGCTCCGGCCGCCGCGCAGCCTCAGGCCGCGCAGGTGGCGGCCCCGGTGGGCAATGGCGCGACTCCCGCCTCCAAGGTGCTGGCCACGCCGCTCACCCGCCGCATGGCGCGTGAGCACGGGCTGAACCTCGCGGAGATCTCTGGCTCCGGCTCCCAGGGCCGGGTGACGAAGGCCGACGTGATGGCGGCGCTGGAGGGCAAGTCCTCCGGCAACGTCGTCGCCCCGGCGGCCCAGGCTCCGGCCGCGGCCCGGCCCTCGGCGCCGCCCGTGGCTTCGGGGCAGGGCGACGAGCGCATTCCCCTGCGCGGCCTGCGTAAGAAGATCGCCGAGAAGATGGTGCGCTCGAAGTTCACCATGCCGCACTTCGCCTTCGTGGAGGAGGTGGACGGCACGGACCTGGTGGCGCTGCGCAAGCGCCTCAACGCGCAGCTCCAGGCGACGGGCGACGACACGAAGCTGACGTACCTGCCCTTCATCGTGAAGGCGGTCATCGCCGCGCTGAAGAAGTACCCGCACCTCAACGCCAACTTCGACGAGTCCGCGCAGGAGTTGGTGGTCCGGGGCGATTACAACATCGGCATCGCCGCGCAGACGCCGGACGGCCTCACCGTGGCGGTGGTTCGCAACGCGGACCGGCTCACGCTGCGGGACCTGGCGCAGGAGATTGCCCGTCTGGGCACGGCGGCTCGCGAGCGCAAGCTGAAGATGGAGGAGCTGACGGGCGGCACCTTCACCATCACTTCGCTCGGGCAGAGCGGTGGCCTGTTCGCCACGCCGATCATCAACCACCCCGAGGTGGGCATCATGGGCGTGCATCGGCTGCGCAAGCGCCCCGCGGTGAAGGACGATGAGATCGTCATTCGCGAGATGATGAACCTCTCGCTGTCCTGCGATCACCGCGTCATCGACGGCGCGGTGGCCGCCGAGTTCGTGTACGAGGTCATCAAGTACCTCGAGCACCCGGACATGCTCTTCCTGGCGATGGCCTGA
- the lpdA gene encoding dihydrolipoyl dehydrogenase, which translates to MAESFDVVIIGSGPGGYVGAIRAAQLGLKTAIIEKDKRLGGTCLHRGCIPTKSLLWTAELFHHIREASDFGIDVASPTINWANAQKHKEKVVTKGANGIDFLMKKNKITVVKGHGRISGKGKVEVTAEDGSKQTLETKNIIIATGSVPKSLPNVQVDHKRVLNSDSILMIDRIPKSIIVLGAGAVGCEFASVFNHVGSQTSIVEYMPNLLPIEDIDASKELERYFKKRKIDVFTGTKVEKVEHTASGVKVTMAVGNETKTLEAELLLSAVGRAPVTEDIGLKQTSIQTDRGYIKVDSMMRTSEPNVYAIGDVIPTAMLAHVASAECVLAVEHIAGKNPQPINYDLVPSATYCYPEVASVGLTEKKAKERGYDVKAAIFPFSAVTKASISNEGHGMIKVVSDKKYDEVLGVHLVGPHATELLAEACVALRLEITTEELAHTMHAHPTLSEIMKEGAEATLGHPIHI; encoded by the coding sequence GTGGCTGAGTCGTTCGACGTGGTGATCATCGGTTCCGGTCCTGGTGGCTACGTGGGAGCCATCCGAGCGGCCCAGCTGGGCCTGAAGACGGCCATCATCGAGAAGGACAAGCGCCTGGGTGGCACCTGTCTCCATCGCGGCTGCATCCCTACCAAGTCCCTGCTGTGGACCGCGGAGCTGTTCCACCACATCCGCGAGGCCTCGGACTTCGGCATCGACGTGGCCAGCCCGACCATCAACTGGGCCAACGCCCAGAAGCACAAGGAGAAGGTGGTCACCAAGGGTGCCAATGGCATCGACTTCTTGATGAAGAAGAACAAGATCACGGTGGTCAAGGGCCATGGCCGCATCTCCGGCAAGGGCAAGGTCGAGGTGACCGCCGAGGATGGCTCGAAGCAGACCCTCGAGACCAAGAACATCATCATCGCCACCGGCTCGGTGCCCAAGTCGCTGCCCAACGTCCAGGTGGACCACAAGCGGGTGCTCAACAGCGACTCCATCCTGATGATCGATCGCATCCCCAAGAGCATCATCGTCCTGGGTGCTGGTGCCGTGGGCTGCGAGTTCGCCTCCGTGTTCAACCACGTGGGTAGCCAGACGTCCATCGTCGAGTACATGCCCAACCTGCTGCCCATCGAGGACATCGACGCCTCGAAGGAGCTGGAGCGGTACTTCAAGAAGCGGAAGATCGACGTGTTCACCGGCACGAAGGTGGAGAAGGTCGAGCACACCGCCTCCGGCGTGAAGGTCACCATGGCGGTGGGCAACGAGACCAAGACGCTCGAGGCCGAGCTGCTGCTGTCGGCGGTGGGCCGCGCGCCCGTCACCGAGGACATCGGCCTGAAGCAGACCAGCATCCAGACCGACCGTGGCTACATCAAGGTCGACTCGATGATGCGCACCTCGGAGCCCAACGTCTACGCCATCGGCGACGTGATTCCGACGGCGATGCTGGCGCACGTGGCCAGCGCCGAGTGCGTGCTCGCGGTGGAGCACATCGCCGGCAAGAACCCGCAGCCCATCAACTACGACCTGGTTCCCTCGGCCACGTACTGCTACCCCGAGGTGGCCTCGGTGGGCCTCACGGAGAAGAAGGCCAAGGAGCGCGGCTACGACGTGAAGGCGGCCATCTTCCCCTTCAGCGCCGTCACCAAGGCCTCCATCTCCAACGAGGGCCACGGGATGATCAAGGTCGTCTCCGACAAGAAGTACGACGAGGTGCTGGGCGTTCACCTCGTGGGCCCGCACGCCACGGAGCTGCTCGCCGAGGCCTGCGTCGCGCTGCGGCTGGAGATCACCACCGAGGAGCTCGCGCACACGATGCACGCGCACCCGACGCTCTCCGAGATCATGAAGGAAGGCGCTGAGGCCACGCTGGGTCACCCGATCCACATCTAG
- the lipB gene encoding lipoyl(octanoyl) transferase LipB, with the protein MNTLTVYQLGQVEYADGLTLMQRFADARKQGLIGDSLLLLEHPPVLTLGRGAKRENILASDERLASEGVELFETNRGGDVTYHGPGQVVGYPIFLLPKHRQDVRRYVRDVESCIIRTLAEYGLSAGTIPKWPGVWLGQEGDPNARKIAAIGIHISRWLTTHGFAFNVNTHLPHFELIVPCGIREAGVTSLKRELGHPVSMSDVQEALARHFCAVFESERQEPAAPMRTVSVALVRGRGPEARVLVVRRTPERGGFWQTLTGRVEPGESPEQAAARELEEETGLRVPMRALGYRHSFALGERLPPVLAEETGFVAWCPEDQQVRLGPEHDAYEWLEPRAAMERLPFQGLRGTVKRAVAISE; encoded by the coding sequence GTGAACACGCTGACGGTGTACCAGCTCGGGCAGGTGGAGTACGCGGACGGCCTGACGCTCATGCAGCGCTTCGCGGATGCGCGGAAGCAGGGGCTCATCGGCGACTCCCTGCTGCTGCTGGAGCACCCGCCCGTCCTCACCCTGGGCCGGGGCGCGAAGCGGGAGAACATCCTCGCCAGCGATGAGCGCCTCGCCTCCGAGGGCGTCGAGCTCTTCGAGACCAATCGCGGCGGAGATGTCACCTACCACGGCCCCGGTCAGGTGGTGGGCTACCCCATCTTCCTGCTCCCGAAGCACCGCCAGGATGTGCGCCGCTACGTGCGCGACGTGGAGTCCTGCATCATCCGCACGCTGGCCGAGTACGGGCTCTCCGCCGGCACCATCCCCAAGTGGCCGGGGGTCTGGCTGGGGCAGGAGGGCGATCCCAACGCACGGAAGATCGCCGCCATCGGCATCCATATCTCTCGCTGGCTGACGACGCACGGCTTCGCGTTCAACGTCAACACGCACCTGCCGCACTTCGAGCTGATCGTCCCGTGCGGCATCCGCGAGGCGGGGGTCACTTCCCTGAAGCGCGAGCTGGGCCACCCTGTCTCCATGTCGGACGTGCAGGAGGCCCTCGCCCGTCACTTCTGCGCTGTCTTCGAGAGCGAGCGCCAGGAGCCCGCCGCGCCCATGCGCACGGTGAGCGTCGCGCTGGTGCGGGGACGAGGGCCCGAGGCCCGTGTGCTGGTGGTGCGCCGCACCCCCGAGCGCGGTGGCTTCTGGCAGACCCTCACCGGGCGCGTGGAGCCGGGTGAGTCTCCCGAGCAGGCCGCCGCCCGTGAGCTGGAGGAGGAGACTGGGCTTCGTGTCCCGATGCGAGCCCTGGGCTACCGGCACTCCTTCGCCCTGGGAGAGCGCCTGCCGCCGGTGTTGGCGGAGGAGACGGGCTTCGTCGCGTGGTGCCCGGAGGATCAGCAGGTGCGACTCGGGCCCGAGCACGATGCCTACGAGTGGCTGGAGCCGCGCGCCGCGATGGAGCGGTTGCCGTTCCAGGGCCTGCGCGGAACCGTGAAGCGCGCGGTGGCGATCTCGGAGTGA
- a CDS encoding ClpX C4-type zinc finger protein — MANPRDHIRAAQAAELRGDKASAIAELRQAAELYRSSGNPARALHLLRHAKGLDPSSEELSEEIRQAEEAPETSEDGERVLELKPSPEELAERQRLIEEALREAGVHEAGKGAQDEVQRWLVEEPSAARRGAPRDLLSARERALKWAQQEAEEEEALREWSGDAAEALPVGTPPIAGAPNPASVSLEVKALVGADMKALVAEVETLTSLSDPEEPFPEEMMSSESEPAREPSRADPSLFDRGPTRADPSLDAWCSFCCRPRAEVGELVAGPTGSFICAACVGESQGLLGLEGAAPAARPQPARRKDDARVLELVGQAEARALLERGLQAGARRLLVMGPEGCGKTVWLHELASQERGALMTLEALEQGGGGPVALVEDVDRLSPEEQARLGAFLARHPERTVVMSARGTSNVPSLRLQGAAGSLPVFTTSAVFPLLRGAVPMALLDQVQLVIPLREPTEAEFIEIARRRLALRGPEVSLSDEVLAAFASEAARSPRFGHELSALLSRVLAGSWSLQGASPDSQDDAGGKPPARRGRRKGAP, encoded by the coding sequence ATGGCCAATCCTCGCGACCACATCCGTGCGGCCCAGGCGGCGGAGCTGAGAGGGGACAAGGCCAGCGCCATCGCCGAGCTGCGTCAGGCGGCGGAGCTCTACCGGAGCTCCGGTAACCCGGCCCGCGCGCTCCACCTCCTGCGCCATGCGAAGGGGTTGGATCCCAGCAGTGAGGAGCTCTCCGAGGAGATCCGCCAGGCCGAAGAGGCGCCCGAGACCTCCGAGGATGGGGAGCGGGTGCTGGAGCTGAAGCCTTCCCCCGAGGAGCTGGCCGAGCGCCAGCGGCTCATCGAGGAGGCTTTGCGCGAGGCGGGGGTACACGAGGCAGGGAAGGGTGCCCAGGACGAGGTGCAGCGGTGGCTCGTCGAGGAGCCTTCGGCGGCCAGGCGAGGGGCGCCGAGGGATCTCCTCTCCGCCCGGGAGCGGGCGCTCAAGTGGGCCCAGCAAGAGGCGGAGGAGGAGGAGGCCCTGCGCGAGTGGTCAGGCGACGCGGCGGAGGCGCTCCCCGTGGGTACGCCTCCCATCGCAGGAGCCCCGAACCCCGCCAGCGTGTCGCTGGAGGTGAAGGCCCTTGTCGGGGCCGATATGAAGGCCCTCGTGGCGGAGGTGGAGACCCTCACGTCTCTGTCCGACCCCGAGGAGCCGTTCCCCGAGGAGATGATGTCCTCCGAGTCCGAGCCCGCGCGGGAGCCTTCGCGCGCCGACCCGTCCCTCTTCGACCGAGGGCCGACCCGGGCCGATCCGTCGCTGGATGCGTGGTGCTCGTTCTGCTGCCGCCCTCGCGCCGAGGTGGGCGAGCTGGTCGCGGGGCCGACGGGCTCCTTCATCTGTGCCGCCTGTGTGGGCGAGTCCCAGGGGCTGCTCGGACTGGAGGGGGCCGCCCCCGCCGCGCGCCCCCAGCCCGCGCGACGCAAGGATGACGCTCGGGTGCTGGAACTCGTCGGTCAGGCGGAGGCCCGCGCGCTGCTGGAGCGAGGGCTTCAGGCCGGAGCGCGCCGGTTGCTGGTGATGGGCCCCGAGGGCTGCGGGAAGACGGTCTGGCTGCACGAGCTGGCGAGCCAGGAGCGCGGGGCGTTGATGACGCTCGAGGCGCTGGAGCAGGGCGGTGGCGGCCCCGTGGCGCTCGTGGAGGACGTGGACCGGCTCTCGCCCGAGGAGCAGGCGCGGCTGGGGGCCTTCCTCGCCCGTCATCCGGAGCGCACGGTGGTGATGAGCGCCCGGGGCACCTCGAACGTTCCCAGCCTGCGCTTGCAGGGGGCCGCAGGCAGCCTGCCCGTGTTCACCACCAGCGCGGTGTTCCCGCTCCTTCGCGGCGCGGTGCCGATGGCGCTGCTCGATCAGGTCCAGCTCGTCATCCCGCTACGGGAGCCCACCGAAGCCGAGTTCATCGAGATCGCCCGGCGACGGCTGGCCCTTCGTGGGCCAGAGGTTTCCCTCTCGGACGAGGTGCTCGCCGCTTTCGCCTCCGAGGCCGCACGCTCGCCTCGCTTCGGGCATGAGCTGAGCGCGCTGCTCTCCCGGGTGCTGGCGGGCTCTTGGAGCCTCCAGGGGGCAAGTCCGGACTCGCAGGATGATGCGGGAGGCAAGCCACCGGCTCGGCGCGGACGCCGGAAGGGAGCGCCGTGA